The Sulfurimonas hydrogeniphila genome includes a window with the following:
- a CDS encoding restriction endonuclease subunit S, with translation MSELYELPAGWEWKQLDDISKLIGGGTPKRNMNEYWDNGNIVWLSPTDLGKIGDIIYISDSKDKITQQGLDKSSAKLLPVGTVLYSSRATIGKIAINTIEVSTNQGFTNFICNENLNNRYLAYILSRFTPEITSLSNSTTFKEVSKTSLKKFQIPLPPLQEQKRIVVKLDTLFEMIDKSIALHQKNMDEVDVFMGSVLNEVFGELEDKYNIVKIEDIAKIKGGKRLPKGKKLQEQPTQHPYIRVADFLNTGTINLKKIQFITNDIYEAIKNYTITSKDLYISIAGTIGKTGIIPQKLDGANLTENAVKLVYITQNIDNKYIYFMTNSSQFKNRIGLATKTVAQPKLAIRRLAEVLLPLPPLNIQQKTVTYLDEISLHVEKLKQVQKEKMQSLVALKASILDQAFRGEL, from the coding sequence ATGAGTGAGTTATATGAGCTTCCTGCGGGCTGGGAGTGGAAACAGTTAGATGATATATCTAAATTAATTGGTGGTGGAACACCGAAAAGAAACATGAATGAATATTGGGATAATGGGAATATTGTATGGTTATCTCCAACAGATTTGGGAAAAATAGGAGATATAATTTATATTTCTGATTCCAAAGATAAAATTACTCAACAAGGATTAGATAAAAGTTCAGCAAAACTTTTACCAGTCGGAACTGTCCTTTACAGTAGCAGAGCGACTATTGGGAAAATAGCAATTAACACAATTGAAGTATCTACAAATCAAGGCTTTACAAATTTTATATGCAATGAAAATTTAAATAATCGATATTTAGCATATATTTTAAGTAGATTTACACCTGAAATTACTTCATTATCAAATTCTACAACATTCAAAGAAGTTAGTAAAACAAGTTTAAAAAAGTTTCAAATTCCTCTGCCTCCACTCCAAGAACAAAAAAGAATAGTTGTAAAACTAGATACTCTTTTTGAAATGATAGATAAATCAATAGCCCTGCATCAAAAAAATATGGATGAAGTTGATGTTTTTATGGGAAGTGTTTTGAATGAGGTTTTTGGAGAGTTGGAAGATAAGTATAATATTGTGAAAATTGAAGATATTGCTAAAATCAAAGGTGGTAAAAGATTACCTAAAGGTAAAAAACTTCAAGAACAACCTACTCAACATCCATATATAAGAGTAGCAGATTTTTTAAATACTGGAACTATTAATCTAAAAAAGATTCAGTTTATTACAAATGATATATATGAAGCAATCAAAAACTATACAATAACATCTAAGGATTTATATATAAGCATTGCAGGGACAATTGGTAAAACTGGAATTATTCCTCAAAAACTTGATGGAGCTAATTTAACAGAAAATGCAGTTAAATTAGTGTACATAACTCAAAATATCGATAACAAATATATATATTTTATGACTAATTCAAGTCAATTCAAAAATAGAATAGGGTTAGCTACAAAAACTGTTGCTCAACCTAAATTAGCTATTAGAAGATTAGCAGAAGTTTTATTGCCATTACCACCATTAAACATCCAACAAAAAACAGTAACCTATTTAGATGAAATCTCTTTACATGTAGAGAAGCTAAAACAGGTTCAAAAAGAAAAAATGCAAAGTCTGGTAGCATTAAAGGCTTCCATCTTAGACCAGGCATTTAGAGGGGAGTTGTAA